agcattttcttgtTCTGACTGTGGCAGATGTTTTACATGGAAATCAGTTCTTAttaatcatcagaaaattcatacaggagtgaAAGCATTTACATgtgctgaatgtgggaaatgttttagtcaGAAATCAACTCTAAttaatcatcagaaaattcataaaggaGAGAAAGTATTTTCTTGTTCCGACTGTGGGagatgttttactcggaaatcacatTTAATTATGCACCAGAAATTTCACACAGTAGAAAAAACACTTTCATGTTCTGATTGTGGTAAATGTTTTACTCATAAATCATATCTTATTCATCATCGCAAAATTCACACAGAAGAAAAAGGCTTTTCGTGTTCTGATTGTGGCAAATTTTATTCTAGAAAATCATATCTTATTCATCATCGCAAAATTCACACagaagaaaaagcattttcatgttctgagtgtgggaaatgttttacttggaaatcaGTTCTTATTGatcatcaaaaaattcatacaggggagaaagaatTTTCTTGTTCTGAATGTGGTAAATGTTTTACTAGGAAATCATATCTTAGAATGCATCACAAAATTCACACCGGAGAAAAAGCACTTtcttgttctgactgtgggaaatgttttgctagGAAATCAGACCTTAATACACATCACAAAATTCATAcaagagaaaaagcattttcatgttctgtctgtgggaaatgttttactcagaaatcatatcttattagacatcacaaaattcacacaggagaaaaggcattttcatgttctgattgtgggaaatgttttactcagaaatcatatCTTTTTCATCATCAGAAAATCCATACAGGAGAaaaggcattttcatgttctgactgtggaaaatgttttactcagaaatcatatcttattagacatcacaaaattcacacaggagaaaaataattttcatgttttgactgtgggaaatgttttactcgggaATCACATCTTATTcatcatcagaaaattcacacaggagaaaaagcaatgttttactatgaaatcacatcttattacgcatcacaaaattcacacaggagaaaagtaaTTTCCATGTTTTGACTgaaaaatgttttactctgaaatcgcatcttattatgcatcagaaaaatcatacaggagagaaagaattctcatgttctgactgtggaaaatgttttacttttaaatcaCATCTTTTGAGACTTCAAAAAAATCATACAGGAGAAAAGGGCTTGTTATGTTCTGAATGTGATAAATGTTtagctcagaaatcaaatcttattactctccagaaaaataatattaaaggaaaTCAGAGCTTAACCTCTTCAGTGCAGAGAAACATAGTCAACATCTGTACAATTTCTAGAGTGCTGGTAATGACTACATGTGGAGCTCTGGTGGTTGAGCTTTTGTAGCTCTTTGAGGATCCTC
This genomic stretch from Bombina bombina isolate aBomBom1 chromosome 4, aBomBom1.pri, whole genome shotgun sequence harbors:
- the LOC128657321 gene encoding gastrula zinc finger protein XlCGF26.1-like — its product is MLTKEEQMEFSEVAVYFSEEEWGCLTEEQKELYKDVMMENYQTLRSLGYVHVKPVLVTKIENREEPYVSSFPNNKGEFTNCSRVQSVDATFSLFQNQRSHVGNLCSECGKCFTEKSFLFDHLKSHTGNKAFSCSKCGKCFNRKSDLIRHNKTHTGEKSFSCSECGKCFTQNSCLIRHHKIHTGEKAFSCSYCGQCFTQNSCLIRHYKIHTGEKAFSCSYCGKCFNRQSNLIIHQTIHTGEKTFPCSYCGKCFIRESNLINHQKIHTGEKAFSCSDCGRCFTWKSVLINHQKIHTGVKAFTCAECGKCFSQKSTLINHQKIHKGEKVFSCSDCGRCFTRKSHLIMHQKFHTVEKTLSCSDCGKCFTHKSYLIHHRKIHTEEKGFSCSDCGKFYSRKSYLIHHRKIHTEEKAFSCSECGKCFTWKSVLIDHQKIHTGEKEFSCSECGKCFTRKSYLRMHHKIHTGEKALSCSDCGKCFARKSDLNTHHKIHTREKAFSCSVCGKCFTQKSYLIRHHKIHTGEKAFSCSDCGKCFTQKSYLFHHQKIHTGEKAFSCSDCGKCFTQKSYLIRHHKIHTGEK